Proteins encoded within one genomic window of Nonomuraea gerenzanensis:
- a CDS encoding phosphotransferase has protein sequence MVATLLHEIPLQGGDVTDGVVRVGDTVRRPASTSTPAVHALLRHLETVGFDGAPRVVGMDEFGREVLTFLPGTTGLRLESVTDEALAQLAGLLRRFHDATAGFSLAGAGWEGGSNDDRPAEVIGHCDLTPENVIFRRAGGGGPAGPYAFIDFDLARPTTRLFDIVTTLRHWAPISDPVDRAPLLRSVDVGARLRLFCDAYGVSPRDRRRLVELARLRFHRSYTVMRTRAASGGNWAKMWAGGAGERIRRAAAWLDVHEDELHAHLV, from the coding sequence ATGGTCGCGACGCTCCTGCATGAGATTCCGCTGCAGGGCGGGGACGTGACAGACGGAGTGGTGCGCGTCGGTGACACCGTGCGCAGACCGGCCAGTACGTCGACGCCCGCCGTGCACGCCCTGCTGAGACACCTGGAGACCGTCGGGTTCGACGGGGCGCCGAGGGTGGTGGGGATGGATGAGTTCGGTCGCGAGGTGCTCACCTTTCTTCCTGGCACGACCGGGCTCCGGCTGGAGAGCGTCACCGATGAGGCGTTGGCCCAGCTTGCCGGGTTGTTGCGGCGGTTTCATGATGCGACGGCCGGGTTCTCGCTGGCGGGGGCGGGGTGGGAAGGGGGGTCGAATGACGATCGGCCGGCTGAGGTGATCGGGCATTGTGACCTGACCCCTGAGAACGTGATCTTTCGGCGGGCGGGTGGGGGTGGGCCGGCGGGGCCGTATGCGTTCATCGATTTTGATCTGGCGCGGCCGACGACCCGGCTGTTCGACATCGTGACCACGCTGCGCCACTGGGCGCCCATCTCCGATCCTGTCGATCGGGCGCCGCTCCTGCGTTCGGTGGATGTGGGGGCGCGGTTGCGGTTGTTCTGCGACGCGTACGGCGTGTCGCCGCGCGACCGGCGGCGGCTGGTTGAGCTGGCCAGGCTGCGCTTTCATCGTTCCTACACGGTGATGCGCACGCGTGCGGCGAGCGGTGGGAACTGGGCCAAGATGTGGGCGGGCGGCGCCGGTGAGCGTATCCGCCGGGCCGCGGCGTGGCTGGATGTGCACGAAGATGAGCTTCATGCCCATTTGGTATGA
- a CDS encoding helix-turn-helix transcriptional regulator, whose translation MRPVGESPQIDLSNYAHLPALMRVRDVMAETKLSKGTIFRELKSGRLKSVKPTPRARRIPVEYFAAWIELLKAEADESSSTAVA comes from the coding sequence GTGCGCCCGGTGGGCGAGTCGCCCCAGATCGACCTTTCCAACTACGCGCACCTGCCTGCGCTGATGCGGGTCCGCGACGTCATGGCGGAGACCAAGCTCTCCAAGGGCACGATCTTCCGCGAGCTGAAGTCCGGCCGCCTCAAGAGCGTCAAGCCCACGCCGCGCGCCCGCCGGATTCCGGTCGAATACTTCGCGGCGTGGATCGAGCTGCTCAAGGCCGAGGCCGACGAGAGCAGCTCCACTGCCGTCGCCTGA
- a CDS encoding exodeoxyribonuclease III, which translates to MRLATWNVNSVKARLPRLLEWLADTAPDIVCLQETKCPAQAFPAAEVGALGYAVAAHGDGRWNGVALLSKVGLEEVTLSFPGEPGFGELEGVGAARPEARAIGATCAGMRVWSLYAPNGRTLDSPHFTYKLDWFAALREALAAEVAAGPVVACGDYNVAPTDADVWDPALFVGATHVTPAERQALAELRALGLRDVVPTPMKGPHPYTYWDYRAGMFHQNKGMRIDLVYASEDVAGRVRSAYVDREARKGKGPSDHAPIVVDLQA; encoded by the coding sequence ATGCGCCTGGCTACCTGGAACGTGAACTCCGTCAAGGCACGGCTGCCCCGCCTGCTCGAATGGCTGGCCGACACCGCGCCCGACATCGTGTGCCTGCAAGAGACCAAATGCCCCGCGCAGGCGTTCCCGGCGGCGGAGGTGGGCGCGCTCGGCTACGCCGTCGCGGCCCACGGGGACGGCCGCTGGAACGGCGTCGCGCTGCTGTCCAAGGTCGGCCTGGAGGAGGTGACGCTCAGCTTCCCCGGCGAGCCCGGCTTCGGCGAGCTGGAGGGCGTCGGCGCCGCCCGTCCCGAGGCCCGCGCCATCGGCGCGACCTGCGCGGGGATGCGCGTCTGGTCCCTGTACGCGCCCAACGGCCGCACCCTGGACTCGCCGCACTTCACCTACAAGCTGGACTGGTTCGCCGCGCTGCGCGAGGCCCTGGCCGCCGAGGTGGCCGCCGGGCCGGTGGTGGCCTGCGGCGACTACAACGTGGCGCCCACGGACGCCGACGTGTGGGACCCCGCCCTGTTCGTCGGCGCCACCCACGTCACCCCCGCCGAACGCCAGGCCCTGGCCGAGCTGCGTGCCCTTGGGCTGCGGGACGTGGTGCCCACGCCGATGAAGGGGCCGCATCCGTACACGTACTGGGACTATCGGGCCGGGATGTTCCACCAGAACAAGGGGATGCGGATCGACCTCGTGTACGCCAGCGAGGACGTGGCGGGGCGGGTGCGCTCGGCGTACGTGGACCGGGAGGCCCGCAAGGGCAAGGGGCCGTCGGACCACGCGCCGATCGTCGTTGACCTGCAGGCATAA
- a CDS encoding tyrosine-type recombinase/integrase: protein MATRKPRTRGNRDGRPYQRSSDGKWVATVYLPNGKRKPVYGSTRKEAADKKKKAEAEIAAGQPITAGRTDTIADYLLTAWLAVTLPQRVAAGRLAPSTLDSYREKIELHIVPHLGKVKLVELNTTHIRTWLLELAAKPSRNRRHKLRPGEKKLPEPAKLSARTIAYTHAILRKALNDAVDDEILGKNVCLLVDAPSVDKKEFKPLTKEEAARFLVEAADDRLWVYWLVLLALGLRKGEGLGMRWSHIDFEAGTVRLEKSIQRLRGEKDEETGRRRGELVEKSLKTVASKATVAIPATALQALKELRTTQKADRLRAEVWVDPDLVFCTGHGTPLEPRNVNRAWYALCKRADLRQGPGEEGLRIHDLRHACATFLFSEGADIKTIQGVLRHARQSTTADLYVHIFDEVKHKAAKSMDGLLASLTNGPGSRGKRAS from the coding sequence ATGGCAACGAGAAAGCCCCGTACGCGCGGAAATCGCGACGGGCGGCCCTACCAGCGCAGCAGTGACGGGAAGTGGGTTGCCACCGTCTACCTGCCCAACGGCAAGCGTAAGCCGGTGTACGGCAGCACCCGCAAGGAAGCCGCCGACAAGAAGAAGAAGGCCGAGGCCGAGATCGCGGCCGGCCAGCCGATCACGGCCGGTCGGACGGACACCATCGCCGATTACTTGCTCACGGCCTGGCTCGCGGTGACGCTCCCCCAGCGGGTCGCCGCCGGGCGGCTCGCGCCGTCCACGCTCGACTCCTACCGGGAGAAGATCGAGCTGCACATCGTTCCCCACCTCGGCAAGGTCAAGCTCGTCGAGCTGAACACCACGCACATCCGTACCTGGTTACTGGAGTTGGCCGCGAAGCCGAGCAGGAACCGGCGGCACAAGCTCCGGCCCGGCGAGAAGAAGCTTCCCGAGCCCGCGAAGCTGTCGGCCCGGACGATCGCCTACACGCACGCCATCCTGCGCAAGGCTCTCAACGACGCGGTGGACGACGAGATCCTCGGCAAGAACGTCTGTCTGCTCGTGGACGCGCCCTCGGTGGACAAGAAGGAGTTCAAGCCGCTGACCAAGGAGGAGGCGGCGCGGTTCCTGGTCGAGGCCGCTGATGATCGGTTGTGGGTCTACTGGCTCGTGCTGCTGGCCCTCGGCCTGCGCAAGGGCGAGGGACTCGGCATGCGGTGGTCGCATATCGACTTCGAGGCCGGGACCGTCCGGTTGGAGAAGTCAATCCAGCGGCTACGGGGCGAAAAGGACGAGGAGACCGGCCGGCGGCGTGGCGAGCTGGTCGAGAAGTCGCTGAAGACCGTCGCCAGCAAGGCGACGGTGGCCATCCCCGCCACGGCCCTGCAGGCGTTGAAGGAACTGCGCACGACGCAGAAGGCCGACCGCTTGCGAGCCGAGGTGTGGGTCGATCCCGACCTCGTGTTCTGCACGGGCCACGGCACACCGCTGGAGCCGCGGAACGTCAACCGGGCGTGGTATGCCCTGTGCAAGCGGGCGGACCTGCGGCAGGGCCCCGGCGAGGAAGGGCTGAGAATCCACGACCTGCGGCACGCCTGCGCGACCTTCCTGTTCTCGGAAGGTGCCGACATCAAGACCATTCAGGGTGTCCTGCGGCACGCACGCCAATCGACGACGGCCGATCTCTACGTCCACATCTTCGACGAGGTGAAGCACAAGGCGGCCAAGAGCATGGACGGCCTGCTCGCCAGCCTCACGAATGGCCCCGGTTCGAGGGGAAAGAGGGCATCGTGA
- a CDS encoding helix-turn-helix domain-containing protein has product MDNEMTTFAEWVSTTAKGLGYRTDAQLAAAIGVQQSTVTRWRQGNQPQIKHLVELARLFKMKIDPLLALSGHVPADLLSDAAPPGLPMTESVRRIRDAPLTPMQKDALQNYWNHRLDEERSRLNNLIEGIVESERRGRQEVAVWAGRALVLAGHSDRAAHTTQLLGTLFAVEAAPRKRRRRTANSMEPLWEDDDDTSE; this is encoded by the coding sequence ATGGACAACGAGATGACCACGTTCGCCGAGTGGGTGAGCACCACCGCCAAGGGCTTGGGCTACCGAACAGATGCCCAGCTTGCCGCCGCGATCGGCGTGCAGCAGTCCACCGTCACACGGTGGCGGCAGGGCAACCAGCCCCAGATCAAGCACCTGGTGGAACTCGCCCGACTCTTCAAGATGAAGATCGACCCGCTGTTGGCCCTGTCGGGTCACGTCCCGGCAGACCTCCTCAGCGATGCGGCTCCCCCTGGACTGCCGATGACAGAGAGCGTCCGCCGGATACGCGACGCGCCCCTGACCCCCATGCAGAAGGACGCCCTACAGAACTACTGGAACCACCGCCTCGATGAGGAACGCAGCCGACTGAACAACCTCATTGAGGGGATCGTCGAAAGCGAGCGCCGAGGGCGCCAGGAGGTCGCCGTCTGGGCAGGCCGTGCCCTCGTACTGGCCGGCCACAGTGACCGTGCCGCTCACACGACGCAGTTGCTCGGAACGCTGTTCGCGGTCGAGGCTGCGCCCCGCAAGCGACGCCGGCGCACCGCCAACTCTATGGAACCTCTCTGGGAAGACGACGACGACACATCGGAGTAG
- a CDS encoding inositol-3-phosphate synthase encodes MNTVNVAVIGVGNCVSSLVQGVEHYRDGDAPGLPNPVCAGFAISQVRFTAAFDVGRAKLGQDLSQAIWTAPNNARAFADVPHLGVPVVEGILADGVGAGSADLIDPRGAATPAEVAAHLRETGSHVVLNFLPTGAQRAAELYAQAAIEAGCAFVNCMPAVLARSPEWRARFAAAGLPLVGDDLKSSFGATLVHRALVDALTGSGVHLTEGAQLLGGGNMDFVNLEDSARMRSKQATKATGAGAATHVAAQYVPFMDDRKVAYIRLNGEGFGGSPLELELRMVVEDSPSAAGNALDAARHAKQALDRGRGGLLEEVSGALMKAV; translated from the coding sequence ATGAACACTGTGAACGTCGCCGTGATCGGCGTCGGAAACTGCGTGTCCTCGCTGGTGCAGGGCGTCGAGCACTACCGTGACGGCGACGCCCCCGGCCTGCCGAACCCCGTCTGCGCCGGCTTCGCGATCTCCCAGGTCCGCTTCACCGCCGCCTTCGACGTCGGCCGCGCCAAGCTCGGCCAGGACCTCTCCCAGGCCATCTGGACCGCGCCGAACAACGCCCGCGCCTTCGCGGACGTGCCGCACCTCGGCGTCCCCGTGGTGGAGGGCATCCTGGCCGACGGCGTGGGCGCGGGCTCGGCCGACCTGATCGACCCGCGCGGCGCCGCCACCCCGGCCGAGGTCGCCGCCCACCTGCGGGAGACGGGCAGCCACGTCGTGCTGAACTTCCTGCCGACCGGCGCCCAGCGCGCCGCCGAGCTGTACGCGCAGGCCGCCATCGAGGCCGGCTGCGCGTTCGTGAACTGCATGCCCGCCGTCCTGGCCCGCTCGCCCGAATGGCGCGCCCGCTTCGCCGCGGCCGGGCTGCCGCTGGTCGGCGACGACCTCAAGAGCTCGTTCGGCGCCACGCTGGTGCACCGCGCGCTGGTCGACGCCCTCACCGGCAGCGGCGTCCACCTCACCGAGGGCGCCCAGCTGCTCGGCGGAGGCAACATGGACTTCGTCAACCTGGAGGACTCCGCACGGATGCGGAGCAAGCAGGCGACCAAGGCGACGGGCGCGGGAGCCGCCACCCACGTCGCCGCCCAGTACGTGCCTTTCATGGACGACCGCAAGGTCGCCTACATCCGGTTGAACGGGGAGGGGTTCGGCGGGTCCCCGCTGGAGCTGGAGCTGCGCATGGTCGTCGAGGACTCGCCGAGCGCCGCGGGCAACGCCCTGGACGCCGCCCGGCATGCCAAGCAGGCCCTGGATCGGGGGAGGGGCGGGCTGCTGGAGGAGGTGTCCGGCGCGCTGATGAAGGCGGTGTAG
- a CDS encoding ZIP family metal transporter, with amino-acid sequence MPILLSLAAFAMTLLGGLVADRVGSRRHLVLGFAAGVMLGVVAFDLLPEALATAPLHLHGVPLPMLTLALAFLGIHIVERSMGMHDAHETDYATHRHARAGVGLTAGSALVLHSFLDGAAIGAAYQADTSLALAVAIGVIAHDFTDGFNTYTLTSLYGNARRRALTLLTLDALAPVAGATLTALLPIPHTILSAYLGLFAGFLLYLATSDILPEAHTPRRATGWTLTATVLGTLFVWGVIGLTD; translated from the coding sequence ATGCCGATCCTGCTGTCGCTGGCCGCGTTCGCGATGACGCTGCTCGGCGGCCTCGTCGCCGACCGCGTCGGCAGCCGCCGCCACCTCGTCCTCGGCTTCGCGGCCGGCGTCATGCTCGGCGTCGTCGCCTTCGACCTCCTCCCGGAAGCCCTCGCCACCGCCCCCCTCCACCTGCACGGCGTCCCGCTCCCCATGCTGACGCTCGCCCTGGCCTTCCTCGGCATCCACATCGTCGAACGCTCGATGGGCATGCACGACGCCCACGAAACGGACTACGCCACCCACCGACACGCCCGGGCGGGCGTCGGCCTCACAGCCGGCTCGGCCCTCGTCCTCCACAGCTTCCTGGACGGCGCCGCCATCGGCGCCGCGTACCAGGCGGACACCTCCCTGGCGCTGGCCGTAGCGATAGGCGTCATCGCTCACGACTTCACGGACGGCTTCAACACCTACACACTCACCTCCCTCTATGGCAACGCCCGCCGCCGCGCCCTCACCCTCCTCACCCTCGACGCCCTCGCCCCCGTAGCCGGCGCCACCCTCACCGCCCTCCTCCCCATCCCCCACACCATCCTCAGCGCCTACCTCGGCCTTTTCGCCGGATTCCTCCTCTACCTCGCCACGTCCGATATCCTCCCTGAGGCCCATACGCCCAGACGGGCCACTGGATGGACGTTGACGGCGACCGTGCTGGGAACGTTGTTCGTGTGGGGTGTGATCGGGTTGACAGACTGA
- a CDS encoding cobalamin biosynthesis protein, whose protein sequence is MPIWYDPLGLALGVALDRLLADPQSPAHPVAVFGRGAARLEQSLYADDRPRGVLHVAVCVGGAAALGVLAVRATSRSRVLRTTVTALTTWAVLGGTTLAGEGAYMADALERGDVERARARLPHLCGRDPSGLEAPELARATVESLAENTSDAVVAPLFWGAVAGVPGMLAYRAINTLDAMIGHRSPRYERFGWAAARLDDVANYVPARVTGVLTVLTAPDPGGAREVLRRDGHRHPSPNAGRCEAAFAGGLGVTLGGKNVYGGRVEERPTMGDGPRPGVGDIGRAVRLTRAVSLAAAGVAVVVAAGLAKVVAARRT, encoded by the coding sequence ATGCCCATTTGGTATGACCCCTTGGGGCTCGCGCTCGGCGTGGCCCTTGACCGGCTCCTCGCCGACCCGCAGAGCCCCGCCCATCCGGTCGCGGTGTTCGGGCGTGGGGCGGCGCGGCTGGAGCAGTCCCTGTACGCCGACGACCGGCCGCGCGGAGTGCTGCACGTCGCCGTGTGCGTCGGTGGTGCCGCCGCGCTCGGCGTGCTGGCCGTGCGGGCGACCTCGCGCAGCAGGGTCCTTCGTACGACGGTGACCGCCCTGACGACGTGGGCCGTGCTCGGCGGCACCACGCTGGCCGGGGAGGGCGCGTACATGGCGGACGCGCTGGAGCGCGGCGACGTGGAACGCGCCAGGGCGCGGCTGCCGCACCTGTGCGGTCGCGACCCCAGCGGGCTGGAGGCGCCCGAGCTGGCGCGGGCCACGGTCGAGTCGCTGGCCGAGAACACCTCCGACGCCGTGGTGGCGCCGCTGTTCTGGGGGGCGGTGGCGGGGGTGCCGGGGATGCTGGCGTATCGGGCGATCAACACGCTGGACGCGATGATCGGGCATCGGTCGCCGCGGTACGAGCGGTTCGGGTGGGCCGCTGCCCGGCTCGACGATGTGGCGAACTACGTGCCGGCGCGGGTGACCGGGGTGCTGACCGTGCTGACCGCGCCTGATCCTGGTGGGGCGCGGGAGGTGCTGCGCAGGGACGGGCATCGGCATCCGAGCCCGAACGCCGGGCGGTGCGAGGCGGCGTTCGCCGGGGGGCTCGGGGTCACGCTCGGGGGGAAGAACGTTTACGGGGGGAGGGTCGAGGAGCGGCCGACGATGGGTGATGGGCCTCGGCCTGGGGTCGGGGATATCGGGCGTGCGGTACGGCTGACGCGGGCCGTGAGCCTGGCTGCTGCCGGGGTCGCGGTGGTGGTGGCGGCCGGGTTGGCGAAGGTGGTCGCGGCCCGGCGCACGTGA